TCCGGAAACGATCACGGTGATGAAAAGCGGCGAGAGCCGAAACTTTCTGTTCGGCAAGGTCACTGTCGTGCCCGCGGTCCACGCGTCGTCGATTCAGGCCGACGGACAGGAACTGCCTGACGGCGAACCGTGCGGCTACGTGATCGAAGTCGATAAGCACAAGGTTTATCACGCGGGCGATACCATGCTCTTCGACGGCATGAAAGAGCTGCGTCCCATGGCGATCGACATCGCGCTGCTGCCGATCGGCGGAACCTACACGATGAACGCCGACGAAGCGGCGCAAGCGGCGGAAATGATTCACCCCCGCGAAGTCATTCCCATGCATTACAACACGTTTCCCAACATTATGGCGGATCCGCAGGCTTTCGCCAAAAAAGTTCCCGCCGACGTGGCCGTGGTTGTCCTCCAGTCCAGTGAAAAGGAAACGCTGTAACGGACCGCGATTGGGAAATGCGAGCCTGAACATGCTCGAACGCGGTTTCGTACAAGTTTATACGGGCAACGGCAAGGGCAAGACCACGGCGGCGCTGGGGCTCGCCCTCCGCATGGCCGGGAACGGTGGGCGCGTTTTCTTCGGGCAGTTCATGAAAGGGCGGCTTTATGGCGAGCATCGCGCCCTCTCGGCGCTGCCGCGGATCGACGTGCGGACGTTCGGCGGTCCCCGCTGCCTTCGCCGTGAAGAGGTCACCGAGAAAGACCGGGAAATGGCGCGGCGGGGACTGGAAATCTGCCGGCAGGCCATGCTCTCCGGACGGTACGATCTGGTCGTGCTTGATGAGATCAACGTGGCGCTGTGGTTCGGCTTGGTCTCCGACGAGGCGGTAAAAACTTTTTTGGATGAACGGCCCGGGAAAACGGAACTGCTTTTGACGGGGCGTTATGCGCCTCGATGGCTCATTGAACGCGCCGACCTGGTGACCGAAATGAAGCTGATCAAGCACTACTACGACGCCGGGGTCATGGCCCGCGATGGCATTGAGCGTTGAGCTTGACGCTTGTCTATGGCATCTTGTCTTTGAATTCTGTGCAGTGGCGAGGGAGGAAATTGCGTGAAGGGGCTGGGCGTATCTCCGGGAATTGTCATGGGGCAAGTTTACGTCGACTGGAAGGAGCAACTCGAGATAGAAAAAGACTATGTCGACGACGCTGAAGGGGAAGTGGAGCGTCTGAACCTGGCCGTAGCGACTGCCAGCGAAGAGATCCGACAACTTTATGCCGGCGAGACCGTCGTTGTTGACAAAGACGAAGCGGGGCCCGATTTGTATCGCGTACATGGCATTATGCTCGGAGATCCGGAATTTCTCGGCGAGATTCGGGATATGATCGTCGCTCAGAACGTCAACGCCGAATGGGCCGTCAAGACCGTGGCGGAGAAATTCGCTCAGGTCTTCGAGAATATGGACAACGATTGCCTGAAGGCCCGGGCCGATGACGTCAAAGACGTTTCGGCGCGCGTGTGCCGTCTGCTTCTGCATATCGAAGGCGGCGACCTGCTCAAGGATGAGCGGGAAGGTCTGATCCTCGTCTGTAAAAGCATGGGCACGGCGGAGATCTCGCTGATCCAGAAGAATAACATTGTCGGTCTGGTCTGTGAAGAGGGAACGATCGGTTCTCATGCCACCATTATGGCCCGCAATCAGCACAAGCCTGCCGTGGTAGGGCTGAGCGGAGTTGCCGACGACGTGTACCATGGCGATTTCATCATTGTCGACGGCAATAATGGCGACGTCTTTATCAACCCGGATGAGGAGACGATCCGGGAATGCCGTGCGCGGCAGAAACGGGAAAGCCTGTTTCAGGAGCAGCTGCGCAGTTTTGCGGGACGGCCGGCTTGCAGCGCCGACGGAGTGTTGTTGAAAGTTTACGGCAACGCCGCTTC
This genomic stretch from Pyramidobacter piscolens W5455 harbors:
- a CDS encoding metal-dependent hydrolase, with amino-acid sequence MATQLQFLGHASFKIQSDYSSIVIDPFFTGNPYACCTVDDFIALDAMLLTHGHSDHLRDAAAIARQTECAVICNDKVAEYLKSQGVNPETITVMKSGESRNFLFGKVTVVPAVHASSIQADGQELPDGEPCGYVIEVDKHKVYHAGDTMLFDGMKELRPMAIDIALLPIGGTYTMNADEAAQAAEMIHPREVIPMHYNTFPNIMADPQAFAKKVPADVAVVVLQSSEKETL
- a CDS encoding cob(I)yrinic acid a,c-diamide adenosyltransferase, producing MLERGFVQVYTGNGKGKTTAALGLALRMAGNGGRVFFGQFMKGRLYGEHRALSALPRIDVRTFGGPRCLRREEVTEKDREMARRGLEICRQAMLSGRYDLVVLDEINVALWFGLVSDEAVKTFLDERPGKTELLLTGRYAPRWLIERADLVTEMKLIKHYYDAGVMARDGIER